Proteins from one Cicer arietinum cultivar CDC Frontier isolate Library 1 chromosome 3, Cicar.CDCFrontier_v2.0, whole genome shotgun sequence genomic window:
- the LOC101489923 gene encoding probable carboxylesterase 18 — MSSSPPTNKPKIPLPWKTRVAISFLSALSDASRRSNGTVNRGFLKFLDRKCSANITPVNGVFTKDVTVDPERNIWFRLFTPTDAVTVDGGDADDKTASLPVVIFFHGGGFTYLSPASASYDAVCRRFCRKMSVVVVSVNYRLTPEHRYPSQYDDGEEVLKFLDENKTVLPENADVSKCFLAGDSAGANLAHHVAVRVCKAGLQNIQVVGLISIQPFFGGEERTESEVRLEGSPLVSMARTDWMWKVFLPEGSDRDHGAANVSGPNSEDLSGLDFPDTLIFVGGFDPLNDWQKRYYDWLRKNGKEVQIIEYPNMIHAFYVFPDLPESSQLISQVKDFINKKRVSNSK, encoded by the coding sequence ATGTCGTCATCACCACCAACTAACAAACCCAAAATCCCTCTTCCTTGGAAAACCCGCGTTGCGATTTCGTTCCTTTCCGCTCTATCGGACGCTTCACGTCGTTCTAACGGCACCGTTAATCGCGGTTTCCTCAAATTCCTCGATCGCAAATGCTCAGCAAACATTACTCCCGTTAACGGCGTTTTCACAAAAGACGTAACCGTTGATCCCGAACGTAACATCTGGTTCCGTCTCTTCACTCCCACCGACGCCGTAACTGTCGACGGAGGCGACGCTGACGATAAAACTGCATCCCTTCCCGTCGTCATTTTCTTCCACGGCGGCGGTTTTACGTATCTTTCTCCAGCTTCAGCCTCATATGACGCCGTTTGTCGGAGATTCTGCCGGAAAATGTCCGTTGTCGTTGTCTCCGTCAACTATCGTCTCACACCGGAGCATCGTTACCCGTCGCAATACGACGATGGTGAAGAGGTATTAAAATTCCTTGACGAGAACAAAACCGTTTTACCGGAAAATGCTGACGTGTCAAAATGTTTCCTCGCCGGAGACAGCGCCGGTGCAAATTTAGCACACCACGTTGCGGTTCGGGTATGTAAAGCGGGGCTCCAAAACATCCAGGTAGTCGGGCTGATTTCGATCCAACCGTTTTTTGGAGGGGAGGAGCGGACAGAGTCGGAGGTTCGACTTGAAGGATCGCCTCTAGTGTCGATGGCGAGGACTGATTGGATGTGGAAGGTGTTTTTGCCGGAGGGATCAGATCGGGATCATGGAGCTGCTAATGTTAGCGGGCCGAATTCAGAGGATTTGTCGGGTTTGGATTTTCCAGATACTCTTATTTTTGTGGGCGGGTTTGACCCGTTAAATGATTGGCAAAAGAGGTATTACGATTGGTTGAGAAAAAATGGGAAAGAAGTTCAGATAATCGAATATCCAAACATGATTCATGCTTTTTATGTTTTCCCTGATTTGCCCGAGTCTTCTCAGTTGATTTCGCAAGTCAAGGATTTTATCAACAAGAAGAGAGTCTCCAATTCAAAATGA
- the LOC101490256 gene encoding uncharacterized protein, with the protein MPPYDCMLLFKPNVKKEALISLVARIGKHVCRRNGVVTEVKSFGTVQLGYGVKKLDGRFFQGQLMQVSMMATPEINKELHYLNKEDKLLRWLLVKQRDTKFGLEFMGDENRLELSKFSQINKPDDEDDDNDEDDDEYEVIEEENKVN; encoded by the exons atgcctCCTTATGATTGCATGCTTTTATTCAAGCCCAACGTGAAAAAAGAAGCCCTCATCAGTTTAGTTGCAAGAATTGGAAAACATGTGTGTAGAAGAAATGGGGTTGTCACCGAGGTTAAGAGTTTTGGAACAGTTCAGTTGGGCTATGGTGTGAAAAAGCTTGATGGCAGATTTTTTCAG GGCCAACTGATGCAAGTGAGCATGATGGCTACACCAGAAATCAACAAAGAGCTGCATTACCTAAACAAGGAAGACAAACTATTGCGTTGGCTTCTGGTTAAGCAGCGCGACACAAAGTTTGGGCTTGAGTTCATGGGAGATGAAAATAGATTGGAGCTAAGCAAATTctctcaaataaataaacctGATGATGaggatgatgataatgatgaggATGATGATGAATATGAAGTGATCGAAGAAGAAAACAAAGTGAACTAA
- the LOC101488722 gene encoding wall-associated receptor kinase-like 20 isoform X5, translating to MLYSESCLQSSVSWCSHHLGYLVHVSHKTCRTCHRYLENSGHVDTKRALECASGLHPCCTFVAGGMPSAYKIRLHDSGCRAFRSILHLDQDKPPNQWEEGLEIQWSLPPEPVCRTQRDCSRDSKCSPSGRYAVFRCFCNKGFHWDPFAATCVRYKRKSKWKTSLVVSIGVIAFFSLAVVLVIITKSFKFKHYNNRENQAKEREIVLKSNTGEKPYRMFQLKELKKATNSFSQDRILGSGGFGEVYKGELQDGTLVAVKKARVGNLKSTQQVLNEVSILSQVNHKNLVRLLGCCVESDQPLMIYEYISNGTLYDHIHGRYPNFLDWKKRLKIAYQTAEALAYLHFSAHTPIYHRDVKSTNILLDGEFDVKVSDFGLSRLANPGLSHVSTCAQGTLGYLDPEYYRNYQLTDKSDVYSYGVVLLELLTSQKAIDFSRDQDDVNLVIHVSQYASNGAIMQVVDQRLLLLSLEPSSGKLITSIRLFWELAHDCLREKKVDRPCMRDIVERLLSIIRIEDQE from the exons ATGTTGTACTCAGAATCATGTCTTCAATCCAGCGTATCGTGGTGCAGCCACCACCTTGGTTACCTGGTTCATGTGTCACACAAGACATGCCG TACTTGTCATCGTTACTTGGAAAATTCAGGTCACGTTGACACAAAGCGAGCACTTGAGTGTGCCAGCGGTCTTCACCCTTGTTGCACCTTTGTTGCTGGTGGTATGCCTTCGGCTTACAAGATTCGTCTTCACGATTCCGGTTGCAGAGCATTCAGAAGCATCCTTCATTTGGACCAAGACAAACCTCCTAATCAGTGGGAGGAAGGCTTAGAGATTCAATGGTCTCTTCCACCTGAACCTGTCTGTAGGACACAAAGGGATTGCTCTAGAGACTCTAAGTGTTCCCCTTCTGGTAGATATGCAGTCTTTCGCTGTTTTTGTAATAAAGGATTTCATTGGGATCCTTTTGCAGCAACCTGTGTAAGGTACAAGAGAAAATCCAAATGGAAAACCAGCTTGGTTGTCTCAATAGGGGTTATTGCTTTTTTCTCATTGGCTGTGGTTCTTGTCATCATCACAAAGTCcttcaaattcaaacactatAACAATAGGGAGAATCAGGCCAAGGAAAGAGAAATTGTTCTCAAATCAAACACTGGTGAGAAACCTTACAGGATGTTTCAGCTGAAAGAGTTGAAGAAAGCAACAAACAGTTTCTCACAAGACAGGATCCTAGGAAGTGGTGGCTTTGGTGAAGTTTACAAAGGTGAACTACAAGATGGAACGTTGGTAGCTGTCAAGAAAGCTAGAGTTGGTAACCTTAAAAGCACACAACAAGTGCTTAATGAGGTTTCAATACTTTCTCAAGTCAATCACAAGAACCTAGTCAGACTCTTGGGCTGCTGTGTGGAATCTGATCAGCCTTTGATGATTTATGAGTATATCTCAAATGGCACCCTCTATGACCATATTCATGGTAGGTATCCCAATTTTTTGGATTGGAAAAAAAGGCTCAAAATTGCTTATCAAACAGCTGAAGCATTGGCTTATTTACATTTTTCTGCACACACCCCAATTTACCATAGAGATGTTAAATCAACAAATATACTATTAGACGGTGAATTTGACGTGAAAGTTTCAGATTTTGGACTCTCGAGATTGGCTAACCCGGGACTTAGTCACGTGTCTACGTGTGCTCAGGGGACACTAGGGTACTTAGATCCAGAATATTATCGTAACTATCAGTTAACtgataaaagtgatgtttataGCTATGGAGTTGTGCTGCTAGAGCTTTTGACTTCACAGAAAGCGATAGACTTCTCTCGTGATCAAGATGATGTCAACTTGGTAATTCATGTGAGTCAATATGCAAGCAATGGTGCAATCATGCAAGTGGTTGATCAAAGGCTTCTTCTTCTATCTTTGGAACCATCAAGTGGTAAATTGATCACAAGCATAAGACTTTTTTGGGAGCTTGCACATGATTGTCTTAGGGAGAAGAAAGTTGACAGGCCTTGTATGAGGGATATTGTCGAACGCCTCCTAAGCATAATTAGGATTGAAGATCAAGAGTGA
- the LOC101488722 gene encoding wall-associated receptor kinase-like 20 isoform X1: MTVESNKRHNFHFRYVFLICLFLGHYTCSQKTCPNCGFMNVPYPLSTDPNCGDSYYRLRCDPHSQKLYFDTLNGSSYVVLRIMSSIQRIVVQPPPWLPGSCVTQDMPVSNGIWLNQSLPFKITSSNTVFLFNCSPRLLVSPLNCTSSSTCHRYLENSGHVDTKRALECASGLHPCCTFVAGGMPSAYKIRLHDSGCRAFRSILHLDQDKPPNQWEEGLEIQWSLPPEPVCRTQRDCSRDSKCSPSGRYAVFRCFCNKGFHWDPFAATCVRYKRKSKWKTSLVVSIGVIAFFSLAVVLVIITKSFKFKHYNNRENQAKEREIVLKSNTGEKPYRMFQLKELKKATNSFSQDRILGSGGFGEVYKGELQDGTLVAVKKARVGNLKSTQQVLNEVSILSQVNHKNLVRLLGCCVESDQPLMIYEYISNGTLYDHIHGRYPNFLDWKKRLKIAYQTAEALAYLHFSAHTPIYHRDVKSTNILLDGEFDVKVSDFGLSRLANPGLSHVSTCAQGTLGYLDPEYYRNYQLTDKSDVYSYGVVLLELLTSQKAIDFSRDQDDVNLVIHVSQYASNGAIMQVVDQRLLLLSLEPSSGKLITSIRLFWELAHDCLREKKVDRPCMRDIVERLLSIIRIEDQE; this comes from the coding sequence ATGACTGTTGAGTCAAACAAGAGACATAATTTCCATTTTAGATATGTCTTTCTTATTTGCCTTTTCCTTGGTCATTATACTTGTTCACAAAAGACTTGTCCAAACTGTGGCTTTATGAATGTTCCATATCCTTTGAGCACAGACCCCAACTGTGGCGATTCCTACTATAGGCTTCGTTGCGATCCCCATTCTCAAAAGCTTTACTTTGACACTCTCAATGGCAGTTCCTATGTTGTACTCAGAATCATGTCTTCAATCCAGCGTATCGTGGTGCAGCCACCACCTTGGTTACCTGGTTCATGTGTCACACAAGACATGCCGGTAAGCAACGGTATTTGGTTAAATCAGTCCCTTCCTTTCAAAATAACTTCATCTAACACAGTGTTCCTCTTCAACTGTTCCCCTCGCCTCTTGGTTTCTCCTCTTAACTGCACTTCTTCTAGTACTTGTCATCGTTACTTGGAAAATTCAGGTCACGTTGACACAAAGCGAGCACTTGAGTGTGCCAGCGGTCTTCACCCTTGTTGCACCTTTGTTGCTGGTGGTATGCCTTCGGCTTACAAGATTCGTCTTCACGATTCCGGTTGCAGAGCATTCAGAAGCATCCTTCATTTGGACCAAGACAAACCTCCTAATCAGTGGGAGGAAGGCTTAGAGATTCAATGGTCTCTTCCACCTGAACCTGTCTGTAGGACACAAAGGGATTGCTCTAGAGACTCTAAGTGTTCCCCTTCTGGTAGATATGCAGTCTTTCGCTGTTTTTGTAATAAAGGATTTCATTGGGATCCTTTTGCAGCAACCTGTGTAAGGTACAAGAGAAAATCCAAATGGAAAACCAGCTTGGTTGTCTCAATAGGGGTTATTGCTTTTTTCTCATTGGCTGTGGTTCTTGTCATCATCACAAAGTCcttcaaattcaaacactatAACAATAGGGAGAATCAGGCCAAGGAAAGAGAAATTGTTCTCAAATCAAACACTGGTGAGAAACCTTACAGGATGTTTCAGCTGAAAGAGTTGAAGAAAGCAACAAACAGTTTCTCACAAGACAGGATCCTAGGAAGTGGTGGCTTTGGTGAAGTTTACAAAGGTGAACTACAAGATGGAACGTTGGTAGCTGTCAAGAAAGCTAGAGTTGGTAACCTTAAAAGCACACAACAAGTGCTTAATGAGGTTTCAATACTTTCTCAAGTCAATCACAAGAACCTAGTCAGACTCTTGGGCTGCTGTGTGGAATCTGATCAGCCTTTGATGATTTATGAGTATATCTCAAATGGCACCCTCTATGACCATATTCATGGTAGGTATCCCAATTTTTTGGATTGGAAAAAAAGGCTCAAAATTGCTTATCAAACAGCTGAAGCATTGGCTTATTTACATTTTTCTGCACACACCCCAATTTACCATAGAGATGTTAAATCAACAAATATACTATTAGACGGTGAATTTGACGTGAAAGTTTCAGATTTTGGACTCTCGAGATTGGCTAACCCGGGACTTAGTCACGTGTCTACGTGTGCTCAGGGGACACTAGGGTACTTAGATCCAGAATATTATCGTAACTATCAGTTAACtgataaaagtgatgtttataGCTATGGAGTTGTGCTGCTAGAGCTTTTGACTTCACAGAAAGCGATAGACTTCTCTCGTGATCAAGATGATGTCAACTTGGTAATTCATGTGAGTCAATATGCAAGCAATGGTGCAATCATGCAAGTGGTTGATCAAAGGCTTCTTCTTCTATCTTTGGAACCATCAAGTGGTAAATTGATCACAAGCATAAGACTTTTTTGGGAGCTTGCACATGATTGTCTTAGGGAGAAGAAAGTTGACAGGCCTTGTATGAGGGATATTGTCGAACGCCTCCTAAGCATAATTAGGATTGAAGATCAAGAGTGA
- the LOC101488722 gene encoding wall-associated receptor kinase-like 20 isoform X4, with protein MAVPMLYSESCLQSSVSWCSHHLGYLVHVSHKTCRTCHRYLENSGHVDTKRALECASGLHPCCTFVAGGMPSAYKIRLHDSGCRAFRSILHLDQDKPPNQWEEGLEIQWSLPPEPVCRTQRDCSRDSKCSPSGRYAVFRCFCNKGFHWDPFAATCVRYKRKSKWKTSLVVSIGVIAFFSLAVVLVIITKSFKFKHYNNRENQAKEREIVLKSNTGEKPYRMFQLKELKKATNSFSQDRILGSGGFGEVYKGELQDGTLVAVKKARVGNLKSTQQVLNEVSILSQVNHKNLVRLLGCCVESDQPLMIYEYISNGTLYDHIHGRYPNFLDWKKRLKIAYQTAEALAYLHFSAHTPIYHRDVKSTNILLDGEFDVKVSDFGLSRLANPGLSHVSTCAQGTLGYLDPEYYRNYQLTDKSDVYSYGVVLLELLTSQKAIDFSRDQDDVNLVIHVSQYASNGAIMQVVDQRLLLLSLEPSSGKLITSIRLFWELAHDCLREKKVDRPCMRDIVERLLSIIRIEDQE; from the exons ATGGCAGTTCCTATGTTGTACTCAGAATCATGTCTTCAATCCAGCGTATCGTGGTGCAGCCACCACCTTGGTTACCTGGTTCATGTGTCACACAAGACATGCCG TACTTGTCATCGTTACTTGGAAAATTCAGGTCACGTTGACACAAAGCGAGCACTTGAGTGTGCCAGCGGTCTTCACCCTTGTTGCACCTTTGTTGCTGGTGGTATGCCTTCGGCTTACAAGATTCGTCTTCACGATTCCGGTTGCAGAGCATTCAGAAGCATCCTTCATTTGGACCAAGACAAACCTCCTAATCAGTGGGAGGAAGGCTTAGAGATTCAATGGTCTCTTCCACCTGAACCTGTCTGTAGGACACAAAGGGATTGCTCTAGAGACTCTAAGTGTTCCCCTTCTGGTAGATATGCAGTCTTTCGCTGTTTTTGTAATAAAGGATTTCATTGGGATCCTTTTGCAGCAACCTGTGTAAGGTACAAGAGAAAATCCAAATGGAAAACCAGCTTGGTTGTCTCAATAGGGGTTATTGCTTTTTTCTCATTGGCTGTGGTTCTTGTCATCATCACAAAGTCcttcaaattcaaacactatAACAATAGGGAGAATCAGGCCAAGGAAAGAGAAATTGTTCTCAAATCAAACACTGGTGAGAAACCTTACAGGATGTTTCAGCTGAAAGAGTTGAAGAAAGCAACAAACAGTTTCTCACAAGACAGGATCCTAGGAAGTGGTGGCTTTGGTGAAGTTTACAAAGGTGAACTACAAGATGGAACGTTGGTAGCTGTCAAGAAAGCTAGAGTTGGTAACCTTAAAAGCACACAACAAGTGCTTAATGAGGTTTCAATACTTTCTCAAGTCAATCACAAGAACCTAGTCAGACTCTTGGGCTGCTGTGTGGAATCTGATCAGCCTTTGATGATTTATGAGTATATCTCAAATGGCACCCTCTATGACCATATTCATGGTAGGTATCCCAATTTTTTGGATTGGAAAAAAAGGCTCAAAATTGCTTATCAAACAGCTGAAGCATTGGCTTATTTACATTTTTCTGCACACACCCCAATTTACCATAGAGATGTTAAATCAACAAATATACTATTAGACGGTGAATTTGACGTGAAAGTTTCAGATTTTGGACTCTCGAGATTGGCTAACCCGGGACTTAGTCACGTGTCTACGTGTGCTCAGGGGACACTAGGGTACTTAGATCCAGAATATTATCGTAACTATCAGTTAACtgataaaagtgatgtttataGCTATGGAGTTGTGCTGCTAGAGCTTTTGACTTCACAGAAAGCGATAGACTTCTCTCGTGATCAAGATGATGTCAACTTGGTAATTCATGTGAGTCAATATGCAAGCAATGGTGCAATCATGCAAGTGGTTGATCAAAGGCTTCTTCTTCTATCTTTGGAACCATCAAGTGGTAAATTGATCACAAGCATAAGACTTTTTTGGGAGCTTGCACATGATTGTCTTAGGGAGAAGAAAGTTGACAGGCCTTGTATGAGGGATATTGTCGAACGCCTCCTAAGCATAATTAGGATTGAAGATCAAGAGTGA
- the LOC101488722 gene encoding wall-associated receptor kinase-like 20 isoform X3 gives MSSIQRIVVQPPPWLPGSCVTQDMPVSNGIWLNQSLPFKITSSNTVFLFNCSPRLLVSPLNCTSSSTCHRYLENSGHVDTKRALECASGLHPCCTFVAGGMPSAYKIRLHDSGCRAFRSILHLDQDKPPNQWEEGLEIQWSLPPEPVCRTQRDCSRDSKCSPSGRYAVFRCFCNKGFHWDPFAATCVRYKRKSKWKTSLVVSIGVIAFFSLAVVLVIITKSFKFKHYNNRENQAKEREIVLKSNTGEKPYRMFQLKELKKATNSFSQDRILGSGGFGEVYKGELQDGTLVAVKKARVGNLKSTQQVLNEVSILSQVNHKNLVRLLGCCVESDQPLMIYEYISNGTLYDHIHGRYPNFLDWKKRLKIAYQTAEALAYLHFSAHTPIYHRDVKSTNILLDGEFDVKVSDFGLSRLANPGLSHVSTCAQGTLGYLDPEYYRNYQLTDKSDVYSYGVVLLELLTSQKAIDFSRDQDDVNLVIHVSQYASNGAIMQVVDQRLLLLSLEPSSGKLITSIRLFWELAHDCLREKKVDRPCMRDIVERLLSIIRIEDQE, from the coding sequence ATGTCTTCAATCCAGCGTATCGTGGTGCAGCCACCACCTTGGTTACCTGGTTCATGTGTCACACAAGACATGCCGGTAAGCAACGGTATTTGGTTAAATCAGTCCCTTCCTTTCAAAATAACTTCATCTAACACAGTGTTCCTCTTCAACTGTTCCCCTCGCCTCTTGGTTTCTCCTCTTAACTGCACTTCTTCTAGTACTTGTCATCGTTACTTGGAAAATTCAGGTCACGTTGACACAAAGCGAGCACTTGAGTGTGCCAGCGGTCTTCACCCTTGTTGCACCTTTGTTGCTGGTGGTATGCCTTCGGCTTACAAGATTCGTCTTCACGATTCCGGTTGCAGAGCATTCAGAAGCATCCTTCATTTGGACCAAGACAAACCTCCTAATCAGTGGGAGGAAGGCTTAGAGATTCAATGGTCTCTTCCACCTGAACCTGTCTGTAGGACACAAAGGGATTGCTCTAGAGACTCTAAGTGTTCCCCTTCTGGTAGATATGCAGTCTTTCGCTGTTTTTGTAATAAAGGATTTCATTGGGATCCTTTTGCAGCAACCTGTGTAAGGTACAAGAGAAAATCCAAATGGAAAACCAGCTTGGTTGTCTCAATAGGGGTTATTGCTTTTTTCTCATTGGCTGTGGTTCTTGTCATCATCACAAAGTCcttcaaattcaaacactatAACAATAGGGAGAATCAGGCCAAGGAAAGAGAAATTGTTCTCAAATCAAACACTGGTGAGAAACCTTACAGGATGTTTCAGCTGAAAGAGTTGAAGAAAGCAACAAACAGTTTCTCACAAGACAGGATCCTAGGAAGTGGTGGCTTTGGTGAAGTTTACAAAGGTGAACTACAAGATGGAACGTTGGTAGCTGTCAAGAAAGCTAGAGTTGGTAACCTTAAAAGCACACAACAAGTGCTTAATGAGGTTTCAATACTTTCTCAAGTCAATCACAAGAACCTAGTCAGACTCTTGGGCTGCTGTGTGGAATCTGATCAGCCTTTGATGATTTATGAGTATATCTCAAATGGCACCCTCTATGACCATATTCATGGTAGGTATCCCAATTTTTTGGATTGGAAAAAAAGGCTCAAAATTGCTTATCAAACAGCTGAAGCATTGGCTTATTTACATTTTTCTGCACACACCCCAATTTACCATAGAGATGTTAAATCAACAAATATACTATTAGACGGTGAATTTGACGTGAAAGTTTCAGATTTTGGACTCTCGAGATTGGCTAACCCGGGACTTAGTCACGTGTCTACGTGTGCTCAGGGGACACTAGGGTACTTAGATCCAGAATATTATCGTAACTATCAGTTAACtgataaaagtgatgtttataGCTATGGAGTTGTGCTGCTAGAGCTTTTGACTTCACAGAAAGCGATAGACTTCTCTCGTGATCAAGATGATGTCAACTTGGTAATTCATGTGAGTCAATATGCAAGCAATGGTGCAATCATGCAAGTGGTTGATCAAAGGCTTCTTCTTCTATCTTTGGAACCATCAAGTGGTAAATTGATCACAAGCATAAGACTTTTTTGGGAGCTTGCACATGATTGTCTTAGGGAGAAGAAAGTTGACAGGCCTTGTATGAGGGATATTGTCGAACGCCTCCTAAGCATAATTAGGATTGAAGATCAAGAGTGA
- the LOC101488722 gene encoding wall-associated receptor kinase-like 20 isoform X2, protein MFEIENRFCDQTPTVAIPTIGFVAIPILKSFTLTLSMAVPMLYSESCLQSSVSWCSHHLGYLVHVSHKTCRTCHRYLENSGHVDTKRALECASGLHPCCTFVAGGMPSAYKIRLHDSGCRAFRSILHLDQDKPPNQWEEGLEIQWSLPPEPVCRTQRDCSRDSKCSPSGRYAVFRCFCNKGFHWDPFAATCVRYKRKSKWKTSLVVSIGVIAFFSLAVVLVIITKSFKFKHYNNRENQAKEREIVLKSNTGEKPYRMFQLKELKKATNSFSQDRILGSGGFGEVYKGELQDGTLVAVKKARVGNLKSTQQVLNEVSILSQVNHKNLVRLLGCCVESDQPLMIYEYISNGTLYDHIHGRYPNFLDWKKRLKIAYQTAEALAYLHFSAHTPIYHRDVKSTNILLDGEFDVKVSDFGLSRLANPGLSHVSTCAQGTLGYLDPEYYRNYQLTDKSDVYSYGVVLLELLTSQKAIDFSRDQDDVNLVIHVSQYASNGAIMQVVDQRLLLLSLEPSSGKLITSIRLFWELAHDCLREKKVDRPCMRDIVERLLSIIRIEDQE, encoded by the exons ATGTTTGAAATTGAGAACAGATTCTGTGACCAG ACCCCAACTGTGGCGATTCCTACTATAGGCTTCGTTGCGATCCCCATTCTCAAAAGCTTTACTTTGACACTCTCAATGGCAGTTCCTATGTTGTACTCAGAATCATGTCTTCAATCCAGCGTATCGTGGTGCAGCCACCACCTTGGTTACCTGGTTCATGTGTCACACAAGACATGCCG TACTTGTCATCGTTACTTGGAAAATTCAGGTCACGTTGACACAAAGCGAGCACTTGAGTGTGCCAGCGGTCTTCACCCTTGTTGCACCTTTGTTGCTGGTGGTATGCCTTCGGCTTACAAGATTCGTCTTCACGATTCCGGTTGCAGAGCATTCAGAAGCATCCTTCATTTGGACCAAGACAAACCTCCTAATCAGTGGGAGGAAGGCTTAGAGATTCAATGGTCTCTTCCACCTGAACCTGTCTGTAGGACACAAAGGGATTGCTCTAGAGACTCTAAGTGTTCCCCTTCTGGTAGATATGCAGTCTTTCGCTGTTTTTGTAATAAAGGATTTCATTGGGATCCTTTTGCAGCAACCTGTGTAAGGTACAAGAGAAAATCCAAATGGAAAACCAGCTTGGTTGTCTCAATAGGGGTTATTGCTTTTTTCTCATTGGCTGTGGTTCTTGTCATCATCACAAAGTCcttcaaattcaaacactatAACAATAGGGAGAATCAGGCCAAGGAAAGAGAAATTGTTCTCAAATCAAACACTGGTGAGAAACCTTACAGGATGTTTCAGCTGAAAGAGTTGAAGAAAGCAACAAACAGTTTCTCACAAGACAGGATCCTAGGAAGTGGTGGCTTTGGTGAAGTTTACAAAGGTGAACTACAAGATGGAACGTTGGTAGCTGTCAAGAAAGCTAGAGTTGGTAACCTTAAAAGCACACAACAAGTGCTTAATGAGGTTTCAATACTTTCTCAAGTCAATCACAAGAACCTAGTCAGACTCTTGGGCTGCTGTGTGGAATCTGATCAGCCTTTGATGATTTATGAGTATATCTCAAATGGCACCCTCTATGACCATATTCATGGTAGGTATCCCAATTTTTTGGATTGGAAAAAAAGGCTCAAAATTGCTTATCAAACAGCTGAAGCATTGGCTTATTTACATTTTTCTGCACACACCCCAATTTACCATAGAGATGTTAAATCAACAAATATACTATTAGACGGTGAATTTGACGTGAAAGTTTCAGATTTTGGACTCTCGAGATTGGCTAACCCGGGACTTAGTCACGTGTCTACGTGTGCTCAGGGGACACTAGGGTACTTAGATCCAGAATATTATCGTAACTATCAGTTAACtgataaaagtgatgtttataGCTATGGAGTTGTGCTGCTAGAGCTTTTGACTTCACAGAAAGCGATAGACTTCTCTCGTGATCAAGATGATGTCAACTTGGTAATTCATGTGAGTCAATATGCAAGCAATGGTGCAATCATGCAAGTGGTTGATCAAAGGCTTCTTCTTCTATCTTTGGAACCATCAAGTGGTAAATTGATCACAAGCATAAGACTTTTTTGGGAGCTTGCACATGATTGTCTTAGGGAGAAGAAAGTTGACAGGCCTTGTATGAGGGATATTGTCGAACGCCTCCTAAGCATAATTAGGATTGAAGATCAAGAGTGA